A portion of the Drosophila innubila isolate TH190305 chromosome 3L unlocalized genomic scaffold, UK_Dinn_1.0 0_D_3L, whole genome shotgun sequence genome contains these proteins:
- the LOC117788561 gene encoding LOW QUALITY PROTEIN: endothelial differentiation-related factor 1 homolog (The sequence of the model RefSeq protein was modified relative to this genomic sequence to represent the inferred CDS: substituted 1 base at 1 genomic stop codon) → MSDWDTVTVLRKKAPKSSQLKTESAVNQARRQGVAVDTQQKYGAGTNKQHVTTKNTAKLDRETEELRHDKIPLDVGKIIQQGRQNKGLSQKDLATKICEKQQVVTDYEAGRGIPNNLILGKMERVLGMKLRGKERGQPMAPPGKKXDDAAASTAASSAPTHRIARQQQHTQQQQQQHESGWSTVSSRRK, encoded by the exons ATGTCGGACTGGGATACGGTAACCGTGTTGAGAAAAAAGGCACCAAAGTCTAGCCAACTGAAGACCGAATCAGCTGTTAATCAAGCACGCCGTCAGGGAGTTGCAGTCGATACACagcaaaaat atggtGCTGGCACCAACAAGCAGCATGTGACAACCAAGAACACTGCCAAGCTGGATCGTGAGACTGAAGAATTGCGGCACGACAAGATTCCGCTCGATGTGGGCAAAATAATTCAGCAGGGTCGCCAGAACAAGGGTCTCAGTCAGAAGGACTTGGCCACG aaAATCTGTGAGAAACAGCAAGTGGTAACTGACTATGAGGCCGGACGCGGCATTCCAAACAACTTGATACTCGGTAAAATGGAGCGTGTGCTTGGCATGAAATTACGAGGCAAGGAGCGCGGCCAACCGATGGCGCCTCCCGGTAAAAAGTGAGATGATGCTGCTGCGTCCACTGCAGCAAGTTCCGCTCCAACGCACAGAATTGccagacaacagcaacacactcaacaacaacaacaacagcacgaGTCCGGTTGGAGCACTGTGAGCAGCAGACGCAAATGA
- the LOC117788560 gene encoding elongation of very long chain fatty acids protein 6, with product MINMDISVTPNYSYIFDFENDFIHQRTRKWMLENWTWVFYYCGIYMLVIFGGQHFMQNRPRFQLRGPLIIWNTLLAMFSIMGAARTAPELIHVLRHYGLFHSVCVPSYIEQDRVCGFWTWLFVLSKLPELGDTIFIVLRKQPLIFLHWYHHITVLIYSWFSYTEYTSSARWFIVMNYCVHSVMYSYYALKAARFNPPRFISMIITSLQLTQMIIGCAINLWANGFLKTHGTSSCNISQRNINLSIAMYFSYFVLFARFFYKAYLSPGGHKSRRMAASLVAQNTAKLSSPSTAEPHSSKYVGGIDDAQNAYLRKAKAQ from the exons ATGATCAATATGGACATCAGCGTGACGCCCAACTATTCCTATATCTTTGATTTCGAGAATGATTTCATACACCAGCGGACACGCAAATGGATGCTGGAAAACTGGACATGGGTGTTCTACTATTGTGGCATTTACATGCTCGTCATATTCGGTGGTCAGCATTTCATGCAAAATCGGCCGAG ATTTCAACTACGAGGCCCGCTCATCATATGGAACACACTGCTGGCGATGTTCAGCATAATGGGAGCTGCTCGCACGGCACCTGAACTGATTCACGTGCTGCGTCATTATGGACTTTTCCACTCGGTCTGTGTACCCAG CTATATTGAACAAGATCGCGTTTGTGGCTTCTGGACCTGGTTGTTTGTGCTGAGTAAATTGCCGGAATTGGGCGATACGATATTCATCGTGTTGCGTAAACAACCGTTGATCTTTCTGCATTGGTATCATCACATCACAGTCCTGATCTACTCGTGGTTCAGCTATACGGAATACACAAGCTCCGCCCGTTGGTTCATCGTGATGAACTATTGCGTCCACTCGGTGATGTACAGCTATTATGCACTGAAGGCGGCACGCTTTAATCCACCCAGATTTATATCGATGATCATCACGTCACTGCAGCTGACGCAAATGATCATTGGATGTGCgatcaatttgtgggcgaatgGTTTCCTCAAGACTCATGGCACATCATCATGCAACATATCGCAGCGTAATATCAATCTATCGATTGCCATGTACTTCAGTTACTTTGTGCTGTTTGCGCGATTCTTCTACAAGGCATACCTGTCACCCGGCGGACACAAGAGTCGTCGGATGGCCGCTTCCTTGGTTGCCCAGAATACCGCCAAGCTCTCCAGTCCGTCGACCGCCGAGCCGCATTCCAGTAAATATGTTGGCGGCATTGATGATGCCCAAAATGCCTATCTGCGCAAGGCCAAGGCGCAGTAA